A part of Lepisosteus oculatus isolate fLepOcu1 chromosome 16, fLepOcu1.hap2, whole genome shotgun sequence genomic DNA contains:
- the LOC138223339 gene encoding complement C1q-like protein 2: protein MDYCNALLAGVSKSTLNKLQYVQNLAARILTRSSAKSSAELTRRTTMKFNTYLLLSFSLVLVSTAEPPVWDVETDSDAFSFSSIYKYLSEVKAKLDNLEKKLESKEATPIIAFTASLSTGPYLEMGPFPVKTTLIFKEVISNFGNAYNPDTGIFTAPVKGIYFFSFNAYFDGTPHMYASLIRNGQFIVSVWDNAAVDTNDSATNSVVLQMEPEESVHVELFSGRVITDDIHHYSTFTGFLMSPL, encoded by the exons ATGGACTACTGTAACgctctacttgctggggtttctaaatccacattgaacaaactccagtatgtccaaaatttggCAGCTAGAAtattgaccaggtctagtgcaa AAAGCAGTGCAGAGCTGACGAGGAGAACCACAATGAAGTTCAATACTTACTTGCTCCTGAGCTTCAGCCTGGTGCTGGTCAGCACAGCTGAACCACCTGTTTGGGATGTTGAGACTGACAGTGATGCCTTTTCTTTCTCCAGCATCTACAAATACCTGAGTGAGGTAAAAGCCAAATTGGAcaacctggaaaaaaaactggagTCAAAAGAAG CAACACCAATCATTGCCTTCACTGCCTCTTTGTCAACTGGACCTTACCTAGAAATGGGACCGTTTCCTGTTAAAACTACACTGATCTTCAAAGAAGTTATATCTAACTTTGGAAATGCCTACAATCCAGACACAG GTATCTTTACAGCTCCGGTGAAAGGCATTTATTTCTTCAGTTTCAATGCCTATTTTGATGGAACACCACACATGTATGCAAGCTTAATCAGGAATGGCCAGTTTATTGTATCAGTGTGGGATAATGCGGCTGTGGACACCAACGACAGTGCAACCAACTCTGTGGTCCTGCAGATGGAGCCCGAAGAAAGTGTTCATGTAGAGCTGTTTTCAGGCAGGGTAATTACTGATGATATCCATCATTACAGCACTTTCACAGGCTTCTTGATGTCCCCTTTATGA